One genomic segment of Solidesulfovibrio sp. includes these proteins:
- a CDS encoding radical SAM/SPASM family putative metalloenzyme maturase yields the protein MTSVDNKHEDLSQRDHPSRLFAEVTSRCNLRCAICVKQSGVAKSIDGDMQPATFNALAPELKHLDALVLNGIGEPLLHPLLEEFIQTGKRLMPAQSWVGFQTNGHLLDTARCSSLIAAGLDRIFLSVDSTSPELFTAVRGGGSLGHIERALTALAQAKKEHPGNTLEVGAEFVVMHDNIVELPAIIAWLAERGVSSLVVSHVLPFSSTVANQTVFGINTNSAKYFYEAWSGKARQEGIDLAQYFKVLWKYHKTPQDLRLVSFVQRMVSQALENDIPLHVANLTDGDDVGPVETVFCKAEAVASALGLRLVLPSVRPVSGRACLGVKQGGVFIAWDGKVSPCHFLWRSFNCYFYGREKQVAQKIFGDVSQTSLSEIWNSLKYKAFRSDVMRKRYPHCPGCNVYPCEDINSVDFEYDCYGETVPCGDCLWSMGLLQCMGQEDEAGEFSACNDAIQSIDNSEYPFLGVPAQVCY from the coding sequence ATGACAAGTGTTGACAACAAGCACGAAGATCTGTCGCAGCGGGACCATCCTTCACGACTCTTTGCGGAGGTGACGTCCAGGTGCAATCTTCGTTGCGCTATATGCGTGAAGCAATCTGGGGTTGCGAAGTCAATTGACGGCGATATGCAGCCTGCAACTTTCAACGCGTTAGCGCCAGAATTGAAACACCTTGACGCCCTGGTCCTTAATGGCATCGGCGAACCGCTGCTGCATCCTTTGCTCGAAGAATTCATTCAAACGGGAAAACGCCTGATGCCTGCCCAAAGCTGGGTCGGTTTTCAAACCAACGGCCATCTGCTCGATACGGCTCGCTGTTCTTCGCTCATTGCGGCCGGGCTGGACAGAATCTTTCTTTCCGTGGACTCGACTTCTCCCGAGCTTTTCACGGCCGTGCGGGGTGGAGGCAGTCTGGGGCATATTGAACGTGCCCTGACTGCTTTGGCGCAAGCGAAAAAGGAACACCCGGGGAACACGCTGGAGGTCGGTGCGGAGTTCGTTGTCATGCACGACAACATCGTTGAACTTCCGGCGATCATTGCCTGGCTTGCCGAACGTGGCGTAAGTAGCCTTGTCGTGTCCCATGTTTTGCCTTTTAGTTCTACTGTGGCGAATCAGACGGTCTTTGGCATCAATACAAATTCGGCCAAGTATTTTTACGAGGCGTGGTCTGGCAAAGCGCGGCAAGAGGGAATAGATCTTGCCCAATACTTCAAAGTTCTCTGGAAGTATCACAAGACGCCGCAAGACCTGAGGTTGGTGAGTTTTGTCCAGCGGATGGTGTCCCAGGCACTTGAGAACGATATCCCGCTCCATGTTGCGAATCTGACCGATGGCGATGACGTTGGTCCTGTCGAGACAGTGTTCTGTAAGGCAGAGGCCGTCGCCAGTGCTCTTGGCCTGAGGCTCGTTTTGCCGTCTGTCAGGCCCGTCAGCGGACGCGCCTGCTTGGGGGTCAAACAGGGAGGCGTGTTTATTGCGTGGGATGGCAAGGTATCCCCGTGCCATTTTCTCTGGCGAAGCTTCAACTGCTATTTCTATGGGAGAGAGAAGCAGGTCGCCCAGAAAATATTCGGAGATGTATCTCAGACTTCCTTGTCTGAAATATGGAATAGCTTAAAGTATAAAGCATTTCGCTCGGATGTCATGCGAAAAAGATACCCGCATTGCCCTGGCTGCAATGTGTATCCATGCGAAGACATAAACAGCGTTGATTTCGAATATGATTGCTACGGTGAAACAGTTCCTTGTGGAGATTGTTTGTGGAGCATGGGACTCCTCCAGTGCATGGGACAAGAAGACGAAGCTGGAGAGTTCAGTGCTTGCAACGATGCTATACAAAGCATCGACAATTCTGAATATCCTTTTTTGGGTGTGCCTGCACAAGTCTGCTACTAA
- a CDS encoding metalloregulator ArsR/SmtB family transcription factor, whose product MPTRKFSSQVKVFKALSHETRLFIVDELSRGERCVCELTKMVGADISTISKHLSQLREAGIIASDKRGMQVYYRLLTPCVLQLFSCVKSVYGNSPCESSDSIPG is encoded by the coding sequence ATGCCAACGCGAAAATTTTCGTCACAAGTCAAGGTTTTCAAGGCATTAAGCCATGAAACCCGTTTGTTTATTGTTGACGAGCTTTCGCGCGGCGAACGATGTGTCTGCGAATTGACGAAGATGGTCGGCGCGGATATTTCGACAATTTCCAAGCACTTGAGCCAACTTCGTGAGGCTGGGATTATCGCTTCGGACAAAAGGGGCATGCAGGTCTACTATCGCCTGCTTACTCCCTGCGTTTTGCAACTTTTCTCATGTGTTAAAAGCGTATATGGAAACTCGCCCTGCGAGTCTTCAGACTCGATCCCTGGGTAA
- a CDS encoding putative zinc-binding protein — MSEKKSCCCSAAPKLVFACSGGADVGALADQVARKLTADGVAKMFCLAGIGGRVSGILKTTEAASKIVVIDGCPLNCARKSLEEAGFTDFGHVQLADLGFKKGESPVTDERVMTVAMAVAPHFANLS, encoded by the coding sequence ATGTCCGAGAAAAAAAGCTGCTGCTGTTCCGCCGCCCCCAAACTGGTATTCGCCTGCTCCGGCGGTGCCGATGTCGGGGCCTTGGCTGATCAAGTTGCCAGGAAACTCACAGCGGACGGTGTGGCCAAGATGTTCTGTCTGGCCGGTATCGGCGGTCGCGTCAGCGGCATCCTCAAAACCACGGAAGCAGCGTCCAAGATCGTGGTCATCGATGGCTGTCCCCTCAACTGCGCCCGCAAGTCGCTGGAAGAGGCCGGATTCACCGACTTTGGCCATGTGCAGTTGGCCGATTTGGGTTTTAAAAAAGGGGAAAGCCCCGTGACCGATGAGCGGGTGATGACGGTTGCCATGGCCGTGGCCCCGCATTTTGCCAACCTGTCCTGA
- a CDS encoding permease: MEPFEKMRCCTREAVAEGSHPRDGKLVRYLLLLAPALIIWWVVYGMLPGFSRLLTYEVLGITQGSHLGDSIEFLLYDTPKVLMLLTLVVFGVGVIRTFFTPERTRRVLAGKRESAGNVLAALLGIVTPFCSCSAVPLFIGFVTAGVPMGVTFSFLISAPMVNEIALVLLYGLLGWKVAALYLGTGLAIAIVAGWVLGKLNLEPYVEDWVMKIRTDPSVLPPDEQTWTDRIEAGFHAVKDIVGKVWIYVVIGIAVGAGIHGYVPEGFMASIMGKDAWWSVPAAVVIGIPMYSNAAGIVPVVEALLGKGAALGTVLAFMMAVIALSLPEMIILRKVLKPRLIMIFAGVVGLGIAFVGYLFNYLY; this comes from the coding sequence ATGGAACCATTTGAAAAGATGCGCTGCTGTACCAGGGAAGCCGTAGCCGAAGGTTCACACCCTCGCGACGGGAAGCTTGTCCGCTATCTTTTGCTGCTTGCACCGGCCCTAATCATCTGGTGGGTGGTGTACGGAATGCTGCCCGGGTTTTCCCGTCTGCTGACTTATGAGGTCCTGGGGATCACCCAGGGGAGCCACCTTGGCGACTCCATCGAATTCCTGCTCTATGACACGCCCAAGGTGCTCATGTTGCTAACCCTGGTGGTCTTTGGAGTAGGTGTCATCCGCACCTTTTTCACGCCGGAGCGTACTCGGCGCGTACTGGCCGGAAAACGCGAATCGGCTGGCAACGTGCTGGCCGCCTTGCTCGGCATCGTCACCCCCTTTTGCTCCTGCTCGGCCGTGCCGCTCTTTATTGGCTTCGTCACGGCAGGCGTCCCCATGGGCGTGACCTTTTCCTTTTTGATCTCGGCTCCCATGGTCAATGAGATCGCCCTGGTTCTGCTCTACGGTCTGCTCGGCTGGAAGGTGGCCGCCCTCTATCTCGGCACCGGTTTGGCCATTGCTATCGTTGCGGGCTGGGTACTCGGCAAGCTCAATCTGGAGCCGTACGTCGAGGATTGGGTCATGAAAATCCGCACTGACCCATCTGTTTTGCCTCCCGATGAACAGACCTGGACTGACCGGATCGAAGCAGGCTTTCATGCAGTCAAGGATATCGTCGGCAAGGTCTGGATTTACGTTGTGATTGGTATTGCCGTGGGTGCGGGCATCCACGGATACGTGCCTGAAGGGTTCATGGCCTCCATCATGGGGAAGGACGCTTGGTGGTCCGTGCCGGCTGCTGTTGTGATCGGCATACCCATGTATTCCAACGCGGCGGGCATCGTTCCGGTCGTTGAGGCGCTCCTGGGTAAGGGCGCAGCGCTCGGCACCGTTCTGGCGTTCATGATGGCAGTGATTGCTTTGTCATTGCCTGAAATGATCATCTTGAGGAAAGTACTCAAGCCGCGACTTATCATGATTTTTGCTGGAGTTGTTGGGTTGGGAATTGCTTTTGTGGGTTACCTTTTCAATTATCTCTACTAA
- a CDS encoding thioredoxin family protein — MEIKVLGPGCAKCKEAEKIVLDAVKESGVDATVEKITDFQQIANFGVFSTPAVVIDGEVKVVGKVPSKGDVLSWLK, encoded by the coding sequence ATGGAAATCAAGGTTCTTGGTCCCGGATGCGCCAAATGCAAAGAAGCAGAAAAAATTGTCTTGGATGCGGTCAAGGAATCCGGAGTTGACGCCACGGTGGAGAAAATTACGGATTTTCAGCAGATCGCCAACTTCGGCGTTTTTTCGACCCCGGCGGTTGTCATTGATGGCGAGGTCAAAGTGGTGGGCAAAGTGCCATCCAAAGGCGACGTTCTTTCCTGGCTGAAGTAG
- a CDS encoding thioredoxin family protein has product MKYVAMLFVLATMLSAGICFAAEPVPEVPVKGMVTVVDLGAKTCIPCKMMVPVLDAMEKQYQGKASVVFIDVRENPAQAPKFGIKTIPTQIFYDKNGQETYRHEGFLDQKPFAEMIDKLLAN; this is encoded by the coding sequence ATGAAATATGTTGCTATGCTTTTTGTTCTCGCCACCATGTTGAGCGCTGGGATTTGCTTTGCTGCAGAGCCTGTTCCCGAGGTCCCAGTCAAGGGGATGGTAACCGTTGTCGATCTTGGCGCTAAGACATGTATCCCCTGCAAAATGATGGTTCCCGTCTTGGATGCCATGGAAAAGCAATACCAGGGCAAGGCATCGGTCGTATTCATTGACGTGCGTGAAAATCCTGCCCAAGCCCCCAAATTTGGGATTAAAACGATACCAACCCAAATCTTCTACGATAAAAACGGACAAGAGACGTATCGCCACGAGGGTTTTTTGGACCAAAAACCATTTGCCGAGATGATTGATAAATTGCTGGCCAATTAA
- a CDS encoding cytochrome c biogenesis protein CcdA, whose amino-acid sequence MLDQLFLAINTWMTGSLIVAALGCFLWGLVSVLFSPCHLASIPLIVGYVAGQGRIIHGREAARYAVAFTSGLFLTIATIGILCTLLGRMLGDVGPYWTILVGAVLIWVSLDMMGVAKCSVSGGMMGKLKVKGVGGAFLLGLAYGVLSGSCTFGFIAPILAIITIQEKILTGVVLIVLFAIGHCLPIVVAGSSTALVQRWLENGAMRHGGTWFRKTAGAMIALLGIYFIAMPFLSA is encoded by the coding sequence ATGCTTGACCAGCTCTTCTTGGCAATTAATACGTGGATGACCGGCAGCCTCATCGTTGCGGCGCTGGGCTGTTTCCTCTGGGGGCTGGTGAGTGTTCTTTTCAGCCCCTGTCACCTTGCTTCCATCCCCTTGATCGTTGGCTATGTTGCCGGGCAAGGCAGAATCATCCATGGCCGGGAGGCGGCGCGCTATGCAGTCGCCTTTACCTCCGGCCTGTTTCTGACCATAGCAACCATCGGGATTCTCTGTACGCTCCTTGGACGAATGCTTGGTGATGTCGGCCCATATTGGACGATCCTCGTCGGAGCCGTGCTGATTTGGGTGTCCCTGGACATGATGGGGGTCGCCAAGTGCTCGGTCTCCGGCGGCATGATGGGTAAGCTCAAGGTCAAGGGCGTTGGCGGAGCGTTTCTCCTCGGCTTGGCCTACGGAGTTCTGTCGGGTTCGTGTACATTCGGTTTTATTGCTCCCATCCTGGCCATCATCACCATTCAGGAAAAGATCCTCACCGGAGTGGTGCTCATTGTGCTGTTCGCAATTGGGCACTGTCTTCCCATCGTGGTGGCCGGCAGTTCAACGGCCCTGGTCCAACGTTGGTTGGAAAATGGGGCCATGCGCCACGGGGGAACTTGGTTCCGAAAAACCGCTGGGGCAATGATCGCGCTTCTTGGAATCTACTTCATTGCCATGCCGTTTCTGTCTGCTTGA
- a CDS encoding efflux RND transporter permease subunit produces the protein MWIVRLALSRPYTFVVAALVLLLMAPFVLLRTPTDIFPEINIPVVSIVWVYNGLNAQEVEQRIIYNHERMVSTLVNDIEHIESTSYNGAGVIKVFLQPGASVSDAVAQITASGQSVLRLLPPGINPPFIIKYNAASVPILQYSLASNKLSEQQIQDLAMNRIKVGLSTVPGASVPYPSGGKTRVVAVDIDLAALEAKNLAPQDVVNAFTAQNFILPSGTAKIGETEYTVSLNTNPTEIAALNDLPVKTVNGAVIRVGDVAQVHDGYQPQQNVVRLDGVRGVLLTILKSGAASTLNVVDGVKKAMPSILSGLPPELEAKEFADQSLFVRAAVDGVVKEGLIAAILTAVMIFLFLGSWRSTFIIALSIPLSVLCSLTLLSALGETINLMTLGGLALAVGILVDDATVEIENVHRQMALGKPNIQAILDGAQEIALPAFVSTLCICIVFVPMFFLTGAARYLFVPLAEAVVFAMLASYVLSRTLIPTLVMWFYRNITYNGHTADPGTVSLWLRPFVLLQGSFENAFARFRESYRLFLGTILSHRALVVTFFLVFCAGTACLIPQLGQDFFPTVDAGQFRLHVRAHSGTRIEETARLVDRIETVIREVIPAEEVAGVLDNIGFPSGGIPLTYIDNGLTGTGDADILVSLNHGHQPTDVYMQRLRLRLNREFPGVIFYFLPADIVNQTINFGLPAPFDIQIVGRERDKSQTIAAKIVEKIRKVSGVVDVRVQQPTDLPELHFAVDRSKASQIGLSERDVANSVLLSLSGSSQVQPNYWLNPKNGIQYLVNMRVPEHPMDSLAALNAIPVSAGQPGTGGAQLLANVASLKRANGSPIFSHYNVMPVIDVFGGVSGRDLGGVLQDITPIIEQAKKELPKGSSIMLRGQADTMHSSFTGLGFGLVLTVVLIYLLLVVNFQSWLDPFIIICALPAALTGVVWGLYLTFTTPSVPALMGAIMSLGVATANAILVVSFARNAISQGVDPLTAAWEAGVGRLRPVLMTALAMIIGMLPMSFALGEGGEQNAPLGRAVIGGLVFATVATLVFVPVVFSLLHRRTPAAPPLDVSTSTETQLS, from the coding sequence ATGTGGATCGTTCGACTTGCATTGAGTCGACCATATACATTCGTCGTCGCTGCGCTTGTGCTCTTGCTTATGGCACCTTTCGTGTTGCTTCGAACCCCGACGGATATCTTCCCGGAAATTAATATTCCTGTGGTGAGTATTGTTTGGGTCTATAACGGTTTGAATGCCCAAGAAGTGGAACAGCGCATCATCTACAATCATGAGCGCATGGTCAGCACTTTAGTCAATGATATCGAGCACATAGAATCGACATCATACAACGGCGCGGGCGTCATCAAGGTATTTCTCCAGCCCGGGGCCTCCGTTTCTGATGCGGTTGCCCAAATCACGGCCAGCGGTCAGAGCGTCCTCCGATTGCTCCCTCCGGGTATTAATCCACCGTTTATTATTAAGTACAACGCCGCCTCGGTTCCGATTCTCCAGTACAGCCTGGCAAGCAATAAGTTGTCAGAGCAGCAGATTCAGGACCTGGCCATGAACCGCATCAAGGTTGGCCTCTCGACCGTGCCAGGCGCTTCCGTGCCGTATCCGTCGGGTGGGAAGACGCGAGTCGTGGCCGTGGATATCGACCTTGCGGCCCTGGAGGCGAAAAATCTTGCCCCGCAGGATGTCGTCAATGCCTTCACTGCCCAAAATTTCATTCTTCCCAGCGGTACGGCAAAAATTGGCGAAACCGAATATACCGTATCCCTGAACACCAATCCGACGGAGATCGCAGCCTTAAACGACCTGCCGGTGAAAACCGTCAACGGCGCGGTGATCCGTGTGGGCGACGTTGCGCAAGTGCATGACGGCTACCAACCGCAACAGAATGTCGTCCGACTGGACGGCGTGCGCGGCGTGCTGCTCACCATTCTCAAGAGCGGTGCAGCATCGACCCTTAACGTCGTCGATGGCGTGAAAAAGGCCATGCCCTCGATATTGAGTGGTCTCCCGCCCGAGTTGGAAGCCAAGGAATTCGCCGACCAATCACTCTTTGTTCGTGCAGCAGTCGACGGAGTGGTCAAGGAGGGTTTGATCGCCGCGATACTGACAGCCGTGATGATTTTCCTTTTTCTGGGCTCCTGGCGGAGCACCTTCATTATCGCTCTTTCCATTCCGCTTTCGGTCTTATGCTCCCTCACCCTGCTCAGTGCGCTTGGTGAAACCATTAATCTCATGACGCTGGGAGGCCTTGCCCTGGCCGTCGGCATCCTCGTGGATGATGCAACCGTTGAAATCGAGAACGTTCACCGCCAGATGGCTTTGGGCAAGCCCAACATTCAGGCCATTCTCGATGGGGCTCAGGAAATCGCCCTCCCGGCCTTTGTCTCGACGCTATGCATCTGTATTGTGTTCGTGCCCATGTTTTTTCTCACCGGGGCTGCTCGCTATCTTTTCGTGCCCCTGGCCGAAGCGGTCGTTTTTGCGATGCTGGCCAGCTACGTGCTCTCGCGGACGCTTATCCCAACACTGGTCATGTGGTTCTATCGCAATATTACATATAACGGTCATACGGCTGATCCGGGCACGGTTTCTCTGTGGCTGCGCCCGTTTGTTCTTCTGCAAGGCAGCTTTGAGAACGCCTTCGCTCGGTTTAGGGAAAGCTATCGCCTGTTCCTGGGTACGATCCTGTCTCACCGCGCTCTGGTTGTGACCTTCTTCCTTGTTTTTTGCGCCGGGACAGCCTGCCTCATTCCGCAGCTTGGACAGGATTTTTTCCCCACTGTTGATGCCGGTCAATTCAGGCTGCACGTTCGTGCCCATAGCGGGACGCGCATCGAAGAGACAGCACGGCTCGTGGACCGCATTGAGACCGTGATCCGAGAGGTCATTCCGGCCGAGGAGGTCGCGGGTGTACTCGACAATATTGGCTTCCCCTCCGGCGGGATTCCGCTCACGTATATCGATAACGGCCTCACCGGGACCGGAGATGCCGATATCCTCGTCTCTCTCAACCATGGGCACCAACCTACAGACGTCTATATGCAGCGCCTGCGTCTCCGGCTTAATCGCGAGTTCCCAGGAGTAATCTTTTATTTCCTGCCCGCCGACATCGTCAATCAGACGATCAACTTCGGGCTGCCGGCTCCCTTTGACATTCAGATCGTGGGGCGGGAACGTGACAAGAGCCAAACGATCGCGGCCAAGATTGTTGAAAAGATCCGAAAGGTGTCAGGCGTTGTCGACGTTCGCGTGCAACAACCGACTGACCTGCCTGAGCTCCACTTCGCAGTGGATCGCTCCAAAGCATCCCAGATCGGCCTCTCCGAGCGCGACGTGGCCAACTCGGTGCTCCTGAGCTTAAGCGGCAGCAGCCAGGTGCAGCCCAACTACTGGCTCAACCCGAAAAATGGAATTCAATATCTCGTGAATATGAGGGTTCCAGAGCATCCGATGGATTCGCTCGCCGCACTCAATGCGATTCCTGTGAGTGCCGGGCAGCCGGGCACTGGCGGCGCTCAACTCCTCGCCAATGTCGCATCCCTTAAACGCGCCAACGGTTCTCCCATCTTCTCCCACTACAACGTGATGCCAGTCATCGACGTCTTTGGAGGGGTGAGTGGCCGCGATCTGGGCGGGGTGCTGCAAGACATCACCCCCATCATCGAACAGGCCAAAAAAGAACTTCCGAAAGGCAGCTCCATCATGCTTCGGGGGCAGGCGGACACGATGCACTCCAGCTTCACCGGACTTGGCTTCGGGTTGGTGCTGACGGTGGTCCTTATCTATTTGCTGCTGGTGGTCAATTTCCAGAGCTGGCTCGATCCGTTCATCATTATTTGCGCGCTGCCCGCCGCTCTAACTGGTGTGGTGTGGGGACTCTACCTCACCTTCACCACACCCAGCGTGCCAGCCCTGATGGGGGCGATCATGAGCCTAGGCGTTGCCACGGCAAACGCTATTCTTGTCGTGAGCTTCGCGCGAAACGCCATCAGCCAAGGCGTGGACCCGCTGACTGCCGCCTGGGAAGCCGGGGTGGGCCGTCTGCGTCCGGTGCTTATGACTGCGCTGGCCATGATCATCGGCATGCTCCCCATGTCCTTCGCCCTCGGTGAAGGCGGCGAGCAAAATGCCCCCCTCGGCCGCGCGGTCATCGGCGGCCTTGTTTTTGCCACCGTGGCGACCCTGGTTTTCGTTCCCGTGGTTTTTAGCCTGCTCCACAGACGTACCCCAGCCGCCCCACCGCTCGATGTGTCCACTTCAACCGAAACACAACTTTCATAG
- a CDS encoding efflux RND transporter periplasmic adaptor subunit produces MHTNLNDSSVSAKNFGPKKMSETSSRKFSLMPTVLVLLLLVLGAVTGLLVRSQQKTALATTTQILSVPSVAVVSPKTSPAAAGMPLPAEIKAWVETPIFSRLNGYLKHRYVDIGEDVVAGQLLAEIDTPELRQEYARAQGQLVQAQAALGTAKQYSDRWALLVKSGSVSVQENADKQADFSLKAAAVESARAEVRRLEELLSFNRLTAPFAGTITARNIDSGDLIVAAGGKELFHLAQTRKLRVFVQAPQGMALGFHPGQAAEITVQERPGRVFPAKVVRTAGVMASDSRTLLVELEVDNPKQEILAGSYAQARFTETKAEAALTLPGNTVLFGAEGPRVCVVKKEGKVEVRPVKLGRDFGQIIEVITGVGLKDRIIVNPSESFENGSTVSISEPPIDLKKQ; encoded by the coding sequence ATGCACACAAATCTAAATGATTCAAGCGTATCAGCGAAAAACTTCGGGCCGAAAAAGATGTCCGAGACATCTTCAAGAAAGTTCTCGCTTATGCCCACTGTGCTTGTGCTGCTGCTGTTGGTTCTGGGAGCGGTTACCGGGCTTCTCGTACGCTCTCAGCAAAAAACCGCCCTGGCCACGACAACGCAGATTCTTTCCGTCCCGAGCGTGGCCGTGGTCTCCCCCAAAACGAGCCCGGCGGCAGCCGGCATGCCGCTTCCCGCTGAGATCAAGGCCTGGGTCGAAACGCCGATTTTTTCGCGCCTCAATGGCTACCTCAAGCACCGGTACGTAGATATCGGCGAGGATGTTGTGGCTGGCCAGCTCTTGGCCGAGATCGATACGCCCGAACTCCGCCAGGAGTATGCGCGCGCGCAAGGTCAGTTGGTACAGGCGCAAGCGGCTCTCGGGACCGCCAAGCAGTATTCCGACCGCTGGGCGCTGCTTGTGAAGTCCGGGAGCGTCAGCGTTCAGGAGAACGCGGATAAGCAGGCAGACTTCAGCCTCAAGGCCGCTGCTGTCGAATCGGCTCGTGCGGAAGTGCGCAGACTGGAGGAACTGCTGTCGTTTAATCGTCTGACAGCTCCTTTTGCCGGGACGATAACGGCTCGCAACATCGATTCGGGCGACCTTATCGTAGCGGCCGGAGGCAAGGAGCTCTTTCATTTGGCCCAGACACGCAAGCTCCGGGTGTTTGTGCAAGCGCCCCAGGGCATGGCTCTTGGCTTTCATCCTGGGCAGGCTGCGGAAATTACTGTCCAAGAACGTCCTGGCCGGGTGTTCCCAGCCAAGGTCGTCCGTACTGCGGGAGTGATGGCTTCTGACTCAAGAACCCTCCTGGTTGAACTTGAAGTCGACAATCCGAAACAAGAAATTCTAGCCGGCAGCTATGCCCAGGCACGTTTCACCGAGACCAAAGCGGAGGCGGCCCTGACCCTGCCTGGGAACACGGTGCTGTTCGGCGCAGAAGGGCCGAGGGTTTGCGTTGTGAAGAAAGAGGGCAAGGTCGAGGTTCGGCCGGTAAAGCTTGGACGCGACTTCGGGCAAATTATCGAAGTGATCACGGGTGTGGGGCTGAAGGATAGGATTATTGTAAACCCATCAGAATCGTTTGAAAATGGGTCAACAGTATCCATAAGCGAGCCACCTATCGATTTAAAGAAACAATGA